The following proteins come from a genomic window of Acidimicrobiales bacterium:
- a CDS encoding DHA2 family efflux MFS transporter permease subunit, translating to MTRRGVVLLALLLATFIINLDTTIVNVALPSLVRQLGASTTDLQWVVDAYNLVFAALVLAAGSLSDRLGRKGMLLAGLGLFGLASLAGAFGSSTTELIAARAVMGLGAALIFPATLSLISNVFTERRERAKAIGLWGATVGVGIAMGPIVGGWLLEQFWWGSVFLFLVPVTAVVAALVAASVPPSRDPSTPPVDIRGLVLSAVGMGVLVFSVIEAPNWGWGSARTIAGFLVGVLLLAAFAATEGRILHPMLDVRLFRNLRFTAASGSVAIAFFALQGFIFLVTQYFQFVKDFSPFGTGVRLLPVALSVGASSVVGTKLAVRVGNKAIVTIGMLLFGGALLWISTASQTTGYGVIAVQMLVLGTGMGLTSAPATEAIMGAVSKEKAGVGSAVNDATRLLGATLGVAVIGSVAASLYTSRLTSSLPRGLPAQAVSAAQGSIGGAVEAAHRVGQAGLTGAAHQLNDAGVLAFLHSFSGGALVASGVAFVGAIVAATWLPSRPRADIEEGTPLSDVERHLEAATTGSREIVGQRRPAS from the coding sequence ATGACCCGTCGAGGCGTTGTGCTCCTGGCTCTCCTGCTGGCCACCTTCATCATCAACCTGGACACGACCATCGTGAACGTGGCCCTGCCCAGCCTGGTGCGCCAGCTCGGGGCCTCGACCACCGATCTGCAGTGGGTGGTCGACGCCTACAACCTCGTCTTCGCTGCCCTGGTGCTCGCCGCCGGGAGCCTGAGCGACCGCTTGGGGCGCAAGGGGATGCTCCTGGCCGGCCTGGGATTGTTCGGCTTGGCCAGCCTGGCCGGCGCCTTCGGGAGTTCGACCACCGAGCTCATCGCCGCCCGGGCGGTGATGGGTCTCGGCGCCGCCCTCATCTTCCCGGCGACACTCTCGCTGATCTCGAACGTCTTCACCGAGCGGCGCGAGCGGGCCAAGGCGATAGGCCTGTGGGGAGCGACCGTCGGCGTCGGCATCGCCATGGGCCCGATCGTCGGCGGCTGGCTCCTCGAGCAGTTCTGGTGGGGGAGCGTGTTCCTCTTCCTCGTCCCGGTCACGGCGGTCGTCGCTGCCCTGGTCGCGGCGTCCGTGCCACCGTCGCGCGATCCGAGCACGCCGCCGGTGGACATCCGAGGGCTCGTCCTCTCCGCCGTCGGGATGGGCGTCCTCGTGTTCTCGGTGATCGAGGCGCCCAACTGGGGATGGGGCTCGGCGCGCACCATCGCCGGCTTCCTCGTCGGCGTGCTCCTGCTGGCCGCCTTCGCGGCCACGGAGGGGCGGATCCTCCACCCGATGCTGGACGTCCGGCTCTTTCGCAATCTCCGGTTCACCGCGGCCAGCGGCTCCGTGGCCATCGCCTTCTTCGCACTCCAGGGATTCATCTTCCTCGTCACGCAGTACTTCCAGTTCGTGAAGGACTTCAGCCCCTTCGGCACGGGCGTCCGCTTGCTACCGGTGGCGCTGTCGGTCGGCGCGTCCTCGGTGGTGGGAACGAAGCTCGCCGTACGGGTGGGCAACAAGGCCATCGTCACGATCGGCATGCTGCTGTTCGGTGGTGCCCTGCTGTGGATCTCGACTGCGTCACAGACCACCGGTTACGGCGTGATCGCCGTGCAGATGCTCGTCCTCGGCACGGGGATGGGACTGACCAGCGCCCCGGCGACCGAGGCCATCATGGGCGCTGTCTCCAAGGAGAAGGCCGGGGTCGGTTCGGCCGTCAACGACGCCACCCGTCTGCTCGGAGCGACCTTGGGGGTTGCGGTGATCGGCAGCGTCGCCGCCTCGCTCTACACCTCCCGCCTGACGTCCAGCCTGCCGCGGGGGCTGCCGGCCCAGGCGGTATCTGCGGCCCAGGGATCGATCGGTGGGGCCGTCGAGGCGGCCCACCGGGTCGGCCAGGCCGGCCTCACCGGGGCGGCGCACCAGCTCAACGACGCCGGGGTGCTCGCCTTCCTGCACAGCTTCAGCGGCGGCGCACTGGTCGCCTCTGGTGTCGCCTTCGTCGGCGCCATCGTGGCGGCGACGTGGCTGCCGTCCCGGCCTCGCGCCGACATCGAGGAGGGGACGCCGCTGTCCGATGTGGAGCGCCACCTCGAGGCTGCGACAACCGGTTCTCGAGAGATCGTCGGTCAGCGTCGCCCGGCTTCGTAG
- a CDS encoding glycosyltransferase — protein MSTAQDVQEESAARDRTTTLEIAVPVHNEERDLERSVRGLRDYLDTRFPVTTVVTIADNASTDATWSIAQRLADELEGVRAIRLDRKGRGRALRAVWGASPARVVAYMDVDLATDLDALLPLVAPLISGHSDMAIGTRLAPGARVVRGPKREIISRGYNLIVRTALRSHFSDAQCGFKAARTDAARALLPLVEDDEWFFDTELLVLAERNGLRIHEVAVDWVDRTESRVDIAQTAAADLRGIGRLVRGFASGRGVAGSSVAGLRRSYPGDEVASFARIGALSTVAWLLLWLALRPALGAFAANALALVVCSVPNTAANWRLTFAGRAPFSRQDQIVGGLAVLAASLAATTFALAVALGAGATSAAAEGVALLLANGLVAFIRFVLLRAWVFGGRAGPGGQPGHEPSPAGSGSAGSAGS, from the coding sequence ATGTCCACAGCTCAGGATGTGCAAGAGGAGTCCGCGGCGCGAGACAGGACCACGACACTCGAGATCGCCGTCCCGGTCCACAACGAGGAGCGGGATCTCGAACGCAGCGTTCGGGGCCTGCGCGACTACCTCGACACACGCTTTCCCGTCACGACTGTTGTCACCATTGCCGACAACGCCAGCACGGACGCCACCTGGTCCATCGCCCAGCGGCTTGCCGACGAGCTCGAGGGCGTGCGAGCCATCCGTCTGGATCGCAAGGGGCGGGGCCGAGCGCTTCGAGCCGTGTGGGGCGCCAGCCCGGCGCGCGTGGTGGCCTACATGGACGTGGATCTCGCCACGGATCTGGACGCGCTGCTTCCGCTGGTCGCCCCGCTCATCTCCGGACACTCGGACATGGCCATCGGGACGCGCCTGGCACCGGGGGCGCGCGTGGTCAGAGGGCCCAAGCGGGAGATCATCTCCCGCGGCTACAACCTGATCGTCAGGACGGCGTTGCGGAGCCATTTCAGCGACGCCCAGTGTGGTTTCAAGGCAGCGCGGACGGACGCGGCCAGAGCGCTGCTGCCGCTGGTCGAGGACGACGAGTGGTTCTTCGACACCGAGCTCCTCGTCCTGGCCGAGCGCAACGGCCTCCGCATCCACGAGGTCGCTGTCGACTGGGTCGACCGCACCGAGTCGCGCGTCGACATCGCCCAGACGGCAGCCGCCGACCTCAGGGGCATCGGGCGCCTCGTCCGCGGCTTCGCCTCGGGGAGAGGGGTCGCCGGGAGCAGTGTCGCCGGACTTCGGCGCTCCTACCCGGGCGACGAGGTGGCGAGCTTCGCCCGCATCGGCGCCCTCAGCACCGTCGCCTGGTTGCTGCTGTGGCTGGCGCTGCGGCCCGCGCTCGGCGCCTTCGCTGCCAACGCCTTGGCCCTCGTCGTCTGCTCGGTGCCGAACACCGCCGCCAACTGGCGGCTCACGTTCGCGGGACGCGCTCCCTTCAGTCGCCAGGACCAGATCGTCGGCGGGCTGGCCGTTCTGGCCGCCAGCCTCGCGGCGACCACCTTCGCGCTGGCCGTGGCCCTCGGCGCCGGGGCCACGTCGGCCGCCGCCGAGGGCGTGGCCCTGCTGCTCGCCAACGGACTCGTCGCCTTCATCCGGTTCGTGCTCTTGCGGGCGTGGGTCTTCGGCGGTCGCGCCGGACCGGGAGGCCAGCCGGGCCACGAACCCTCGCCTGCGGGGAGCGGAAGCGCCGGGAGCGCCGGGTCATGA